The genomic window GGTATCGTCGAGCACGTCTCAAGATTCGTCGCCGAGAACGTAACCATCAATGGAAAGGCCTATGACCCAATCTAAACTATCGCGGCGCGACTTCATCACCGCCTCCACGGCGAGCGCACTGTTCGCATCGACCCCGCTATTCGGTTCAGAAGGGAAGCGACGTGTTGCCCTCGTTGGCACCGGAGTTCGCGGCACCGGCTTTTGGGGCAAGCACCTCAACGACAATTACGGCGACGTCGTCGAATACGTCGGACTCTGCGACATCAACCCGGGCCGGCTCGAATACGCGCTCAACTACATGGGCGTCGACTGTCCCGTGTTCACGGACTTCGACGCGATGCTCGGCGCGGCCAAGCCCGACCTGGTGATCGTGACGACCGTCGATTCGACGCACGACGAGTTCATCGTCAAAGGTCTGCATGCCGGGCTCGACGTCATTACGGAAAAGCCGATGACGACGGACGAGACGAAGTGCCAGGCGATCCTCGGCGCGGCCGAAGATTCGAAAGGCGAACTGATCGTCGCGCTTAACTACCGCAATGGCATTATCTTCTCCCGACTCAAGGAACACCTGCTCGACGAGAAGATTGGCCGCCTGACGTCGATCGATTTCAACTGGTACCTGAATACCTATCACGGGGCGTCCTACTTCCGGCGCTGGCATGGCCTGCGTGACAAGGGAGGCACGCTCCTTTGCCACAAGTCCGCGCATCATTTCGACCTGCTCAACTGGTGGATCGACTCCGAACCCGTCGAGGTCCATGCCTATGGCGGCCTCGAACACTACGGGCACAACAACCCGTTCCGCGGCGATCGCTGCATGGATTGTCCGCACACGGACAGGTGCGAGTACCACTGGGACATGACGAAAGATCAGCGTCTGATGGACCTTTACCACGCCAATGAGCGCTACGACGGCTACATCCGCGACAACTGCCTGTGGCGAAAAGAGATCGACATCTTCGACAAGATGGCCGTACAGATACGCTACGCAAACGACGTGCAGGTCAGTTACTCGCTGACGACGTACTCGCCCTACGAGGGTTTTCGCGTCGCCTTCAACGGCACGAAGGGTCGCATGGAAACCTGGGAGGGCGTGCCTTCGCTCGATGCGATACAGCAGGACCAGTCACTGTTACATGCTAAAGAGATGGATCAGTCGAGCCATACCAAAGCCGAGTTGCAGTACCACGAGATCGTCACACAACTGAACTTCGACGAATTCGAACGCGAGTTGATCCCCTACGTCCGCAGGGGTCACTGGGGCGGCGACCAGGTCATGTTCGATCGAATATTCCGCGGTATCGACAAACGACCGGACCTCGACCTGTCAGCCGACGTACGTGACGGCGCAATGTCCGTGCTGATCGGCATTGCAGCCCGCAAGAGTATCGACGAAGGCCGCGCG from Rhodothermales bacterium includes these protein-coding regions:
- a CDS encoding Gfo/Idh/MocA family oxidoreductase — protein: MTQSKLSRRDFITASTASALFASTPLFGSEGKRRVALVGTGVRGTGFWGKHLNDNYGDVVEYVGLCDINPGRLEYALNYMGVDCPVFTDFDAMLGAAKPDLVIVTTVDSTHDEFIVKGLHAGLDVITEKPMTTDETKCQAILGAAEDSKGELIVALNYRNGIIFSRLKEHLLDEKIGRLTSIDFNWYLNTYHGASYFRRWHGLRDKGGTLLCHKSAHHFDLLNWWIDSEPVEVHAYGGLEHYGHNNPFRGDRCMDCPHTDRCEYHWDMTKDQRLMDLYHANERYDGYIRDNCLWRKEIDIFDKMAVQIRYANDVQVSYSLTTYSPYEGFRVAFNGTKGRMETWEGVPSLDAIQQDQSLLHAKEMDQSSHTKAELQYHEIVTQLNFDEFERELIPYVRRGHWGGDQVMFDRIFRGIDKRPDLDLSADVRDGAMSVLIGIAARKSIDEGRAIRIADLTSLDPV